One part of the uncultured Bacteroides sp. genome encodes these proteins:
- a CDS encoding DNA topoisomerase IV subunit B: MEENIEEKILVTEYTEENIRTLDWKEHIRRRPGMYIGKLGDGSHSDDGIYVLLKEALDNSIDEYMMGYGKTIEVTVVDGKVTVRDHGRGIPLGKVIDVSSKMNTGGKYDSKAFKKSVGLNGVGIKAVNALSSFFRISSFREGEEKTAEFERGNIINDFPISETEHDNGTFTEFIPDDTIFKDYHYLNEHIEPLLKNYVFLNTGLSIIFNGKKFHSKNGLVDLLNENMTTDPLYPIIHLYGDDIEMVLTHSDQYGEEYYSFVNGQHTTQGGTHLAAFREAVAKTIKEYYSKNFDYADIRSGMVGAISIKVEEPVFESQTKTKLGSKDVGPDGPSVGKFIGDFVKRELDNFLHINHDTSEILLQKIQDSEKERKAIAGVTKLARERAKKANLHNRKLRDCRIHLNDTKGKDQEESSLFITEGDSASGSITKSRDVTTQAVFSLRGKPLNSFGLTKKVVYENEEFNLLQAALNIEDGIEGLRYNKVIVATDADVDGMHIRLLLITFFLQFFPDLIKKGHVYILQTPLFRVRNKKETIYCYSEEERISAINKLSPNPEITRFKGLGEISPDEFRHFIGKDIRLEQVTLRKNDLVKGLLEFYMGKNTMERQNFIIDNLVIEEDVA, encoded by the coding sequence TCTGAAAGAGGCGTTGGATAATTCTATCGATGAGTACATGATGGGATATGGCAAGACTATTGAGGTTACGGTTGTTGATGGAAAAGTTACAGTCCGTGACCATGGTCGTGGTATTCCGTTAGGAAAAGTGATAGATGTTTCTTCAAAAATGAATACGGGTGGTAAATACGACTCTAAAGCTTTCAAGAAATCTGTCGGCTTGAATGGAGTTGGTATTAAGGCCGTAAATGCACTATCTTCTTTCTTCCGTATTTCCAGTTTCAGAGAAGGCGAGGAAAAAACCGCTGAGTTTGAAAGGGGTAATATTATTAATGACTTCCCAATTTCAGAAACAGAACATGATAATGGTACCTTTACCGAATTTATCCCGGATGATACAATATTCAAAGATTATCATTATCTGAATGAACATATTGAGCCCTTATTGAAGAATTATGTATTCCTCAATACTGGTTTAAGCATCATCTTTAATGGAAAGAAATTCCATTCCAAAAATGGATTGGTCGATCTGTTAAATGAAAACATGACTACTGACCCGCTTTATCCTATTATTCACCTCTACGGAGATGATATTGAGATGGTTCTTACTCATAGCGATCAGTACGGCGAAGAATACTATTCGTTTGTTAATGGACAGCATACAACTCAGGGTGGTACTCACTTGGCTGCTTTCCGTGAAGCGGTTGCCAAAACTATTAAGGAATATTACTCCAAAAACTTTGATTATGCTGATATTCGTTCCGGTATGGTGGGAGCTATCAGTATTAAAGTGGAGGAACCAGTGTTTGAATCTCAGACAAAAACAAAGCTTGGTTCTAAAGATGTTGGCCCTGATGGTCCTTCTGTTGGTAAGTTTATCGGTGACTTTGTAAAGCGTGAACTCGATAACTTTTTGCATATCAACCATGATACTTCTGAGATTCTGCTTCAAAAAATACAAGATTCAGAGAAAGAGCGTAAGGCTATTGCTGGTGTAACTAAACTAGCTCGCGAACGTGCTAAAAAAGCGAACCTGCACAACCGTAAACTACGTGATTGTCGTATTCACTTAAATGACACTAAAGGTAAGGATCAGGAAGAATCAAGTCTTTTCATTACAGAGGGTGATTCTGCCAGTGGATCTATTACGAAAAGCCGTGATGTTACTACTCAGGCTGTCTTTAGTTTGCGTGGTAAGCCGCTGAATTCTTTTGGATTAACTAAAAAAGTTGTTTATGAAAATGAAGAGTTCAATCTGCTTCAGGCAGCATTGAATATTGAAGATGGTATTGAAGGATTGCGCTATAATAAAGTGATTGTAGCAACAGATGCCGATGTGGATGGTATGCACATTCGTCTGTTGTTGATCACTTTCTTCCTGCAGTTTTTCCCTGATCTGATAAAGAAGGGGCATGTGTATATTCTACAAACGCCTCTTTTCCGTGTACGAAATAAAAAAGAGACTATTTACTGTTATTCGGAAGAAGAGCGTATTAGTGCTATTAATAAACTTTCTCCTAATCCCGAAATTACTCGATTCAAAGGGTTAGGCGAAATCTCTCCTGATGAGTTCAGACATTTCATTGGTAAAGATATTCGTTTAGAACAGGTTACTCTCCGAAAAAACGATTTGGTGAAAGGACTTTTAGAGTTCTATATGGGAAAAAATACCATGGAGCGTCAGAATTTCATTATTGACAACCTGGTTATTGAAGAAGATGTAGCTTAA
- the coaD gene encoding pantetheine-phosphate adenylyltransferase, which yields MKRAIFPGTFDPFTVGHFSVVKRALTFMDEIVIGIGINENKKTYFPIEKRVEMISNLYKDEPRIKVVPYNSLTIDFANSVDAKFIVRGIRTVKDFEYEETIADINRQLAGIETILLFTEPELTCVSSTIVRELLRYNKDISSFIPKGLEI from the coding sequence ATGAAACGAGCCATATTTCCGGGAACATTCGACCCTTTTACAGTTGGTCATTTTTCAGTAGTAAAGCGTGCCTTGACCTTTATGGATGAAATAGTAATAGGTATTGGTATTAATGAAAACAAGAAAACTTATTTCCCGATAGAGAAACGTGTAGAGATGATTAGTAATCTCTATAAAGATGAACCGCGAATAAAGGTGGTGCCTTATAATTCCCTGACTATTGATTTTGCAAATTCTGTCGATGCAAAGTTTATAGTTCGTGGAATTCGTACGGTGAAAGATTTTGAATATGAAGAGACCATTGCTGATATAAACAGACAATTGGCCGGAATTGAGACTATTTTACTCTTTACAGAACCGGAACTGACTTGCGTGAGCTCCACTATTGTTAGAGAGCTTTTGCGTTATAATAAAGATATCAGCAGCTTTATCCCTAAAGGGCTGGAGATCTGA
- a CDS encoding S41 family peptidase: protein MKKVIISLICLFAVSAQAQNYGTVASRKLHMAEFAINNLYVDKVNEDKLVEDAIVKMLSTLDPHSTYATPDEVKKLNEPLQGNFEGIGVQFNMAEDTLLVIQPVSGGPSEKIGILAGDRIIAVNDTAIAGVKMSTDEVMRRLKGPKGSLVNLTVLRRGVNELLKFKVKRDRIPLYSLDASYMIQDKIGYIRINRFASTTAEEFAKALKELKSKGMKDLILDLQDNGGGYLNAAIDLANEFLEEKELIVYTEGQKTPRSDFFAKGTGSFQKGRLVVLVNEFSASASEILSGAIQDWDRGLIVGRRSFGKGLVQRPIDLPDGSMIRLTVARYYTPAGRCIQKPYESIEKYNMDLINRYNKGEMMNSDSIHFPDSLKCKTKKFERIVYGGGGIMPDYFVPVDTTLYTDYHRNLVAKGVVLKMTLKYIENHRKELLGKYKSFADFNNNFEINSSMMDNLIAMGTEAKVELNKEQLKVSEPLIKTQLKALIARDLWDMNEYYHVMNSTNESVKKAVEILQTGDYDKKLTRLN from the coding sequence ATGAAAAAAGTAATTATTTCCTTGATATGTTTGTTCGCGGTTAGTGCACAAGCTCAGAATTATGGAACCGTGGCTTCCCGCAAACTGCATATGGCGGAGTTTGCAATTAATAATCTTTATGTTGATAAGGTTAATGAAGATAAGTTGGTAGAAGATGCTATTGTTAAAATGCTTTCAACGCTGGATCCTCATTCAACGTATGCTACTCCTGACGAGGTTAAGAAACTAAATGAACCATTGCAGGGCAATTTCGAAGGAATTGGTGTACAGTTTAATATGGCTGAGGATACATTGCTGGTTATTCAGCCTGTATCCGGAGGACCTTCTGAGAAGATTGGTATTTTAGCAGGTGACCGAATTATAGCTGTTAATGATACTGCTATTGCCGGTGTAAAAATGAGTACCGACGAAGTGATGCGTCGCCTGAAAGGTCCGAAAGGTTCACTGGTTAATTTAACAGTACTGAGAAGAGGAGTGAATGAACTACTAAAGTTTAAAGTGAAACGTGACCGTATTCCTCTTTATAGCCTGGATGCGTCTTATATGATACAGGACAAAATAGGTTATATTCGTATTAATCGTTTTGCTTCTACTACAGCTGAGGAATTTGCTAAAGCTCTAAAGGAGTTGAAGTCGAAAGGCATGAAGGATTTAATTCTTGATTTACAGGATAATGGCGGTGGTTATTTGAATGCTGCTATTGATTTGGCTAATGAGTTTCTGGAAGAGAAAGAATTAATTGTTTATACAGAGGGACAGAAAACACCACGTAGCGATTTTTTTGCCAAAGGTACAGGGAGTTTTCAGAAAGGACGGTTGGTCGTATTGGTTAATGAGTTTTCTGCATCTGCAAGTGAAATTTTGTCTGGTGCAATTCAGGACTGGGATAGAGGGCTAATTGTAGGACGCCGGTCGTTTGGTAAGGGGTTGGTGCAACGTCCTATTGATTTGCCGGATGGTTCAATGATTCGTTTAACGGTTGCACGTTATTACACTCCAGCCGGAAGATGTATTCAAAAGCCTTATGAAAGTATTGAAAAGTACAATATGGATTTAATTAACCGATACAATAAAGGTGAGATGATGAATTCCGATAGTATTCACTTCCCTGATTCTTTGAAATGTAAAACGAAGAAATTTGAAAGAATTGTTTATGGTGGCGGTGGAATTATGCCCGACTATTTTGTACCTGTTGATACAACTCTTTATACAGATTATCATCGTAATCTTGTGGCAAAAGGTGTTGTCCTGAAAATGACACTGAAATACATTGAAAATCATCGTAAAGAATTGCTTGGCAAATACAAATCGTTCGCTGACTTCAATAATAATTTTGAGATAAACAGCTCTATGATGGACAACCTGATAGCAATGGGGACAGAAGCCAAAGTGGAACTGAATAAAGAACAACTTAAGGTTTCCGAGCCGTTGATAAAGACTCAGCTAAAAGCTCTTATTGCTCGTGATCTTTGGGATATGAACGAGTACTATCACGTAATGAACTCTACAAACGAGAGTGTAAAAAAGGCTGTTGAAATATTACAGACCGGCGATTATGATAAGAAATTAACTAGATTAAATTAA
- a CDS encoding calcium-translocating P-type ATPase, PMCA-type, which yields MPHKFSYSINKKPSWFWSLTGIVSAVLIAVIAFMAYGLNSTETDNWQAYIAVFQIVLKYFMMAVTLIVVAVPEGLPMSVSLSLALNMRRMLSTNNLVRKMHACETMGAVTVICTDKTGTLTQNLMQVHETKFYGLKESGKLADDEISNLIKEGISANSTAFLENGEAGSKPKGVGNPTEVALLLWLNSQDVNYLELREDAKVYDQLTFSTERKFMATLVQSSLLDKKILFVKGAPEIVLGKCKQVILGDKTVSASEYRPTVEAQLLAYQNMAMRTLGFAYKIVDADSTNDCVDLAAGNDLYFLGVVAISDPIRLDVPAAVEKCKSAGIDVKIVTGDTPGTAKEIARQIGLWTEADTDWNHITGAGFAELSDEELLNRVLDLKIMSRARPTDKQRLVQLLQQKGAVVAVTGDGTNDAPALNHAQVGLSMGTGTSVAKEASDITLLDDSFNSISTAVMWGRSLYKNIQRFIVFQLTINFIALLIVLLGAFVGTELPLTVTQMLWVNLIMDTFAALALASIPPSIDVMKEKPRKSSDFIITKKMRYNILGLGTTLLVLLLGMIVYNTGDDGVMTVQNLTIFFTTFVLLQFWNLFNARVFGTNDSSFKGLSKSYGTILVLLIILIGQILIVQFGGDVFRTEPLDLQTWIKIIGLTSIVLWAGELFRFVRRLNNK from the coding sequence ATGCCTCATAAGTTCTCCTATTCAATAAATAAAAAACCGTCGTGGTTTTGGTCATTGACAGGTATTGTGTCTGCTGTATTAATTGCTGTTATTGCTTTTATGGCTTATGGGCTGAATTCAACAGAGACAGATAACTGGCAGGCTTATATTGCAGTTTTCCAGATTGTACTTAAATACTTTATGATGGCTGTTACATTAATAGTAGTAGCTGTTCCCGAAGGTTTACCAATGAGTGTGTCTCTTAGCCTGGCATTAAATATGCGCCGTATGCTTTCTACAAATAACCTTGTTCGTAAAATGCATGCTTGCGAAACAATGGGAGCTGTAACTGTAATCTGTACAGATAAAACAGGAACTCTTACTCAGAACTTGATGCAGGTGCACGAAACCAAATTCTATGGTTTGAAAGAAAGCGGAAAATTGGCTGATGATGAAATTAGTAATCTGATTAAGGAAGGTATTAGTGCAAACTCTACGGCATTTCTTGAAAATGGAGAAGCTGGTTCTAAACCAAAAGGTGTTGGTAACCCAACTGAGGTAGCATTATTGTTATGGTTGAATTCACAAGATGTGAACTATCTTGAGTTAAGAGAAGATGCAAAGGTATATGACCAGTTAACCTTCTCAACCGAAAGAAAGTTTATGGCCACTTTAGTGCAATCTTCACTTCTTGATAAGAAAATATTATTTGTGAAAGGTGCCCCTGAAATTGTATTGGGAAAATGTAAGCAAGTTATTTTAGGAGATAAAACAGTTAGTGCTTCAGAATATCGTCCAACCGTAGAAGCTCAATTGCTGGCATATCAAAATATGGCAATGCGTACGTTAGGCTTTGCCTATAAGATTGTTGATGCCGATTCTACTAATGACTGTGTTGACCTGGCAGCAGGTAACGATCTTTATTTCCTTGGTGTAGTTGCAATATCCGATCCTATTCGTTTGGATGTTCCTGCAGCTGTGGAGAAATGTAAGTCGGCAGGAATTGATGTAAAGATTGTAACTGGTGATACTCCGGGAACTGCTAAAGAGATCGCTCGTCAGATTGGTCTGTGGACAGAAGCTGACACTGATTGGAATCACATTACAGGTGCTGGCTTTGCAGAACTAAGTGATGAAGAATTATTGAATCGTGTACTCGACTTGAAGATAATGTCTCGTGCCCGTCCTACAGATAAGCAACGCCTGGTACAGCTATTACAGCAAAAAGGTGCAGTTGTTGCGGTTACCGGTGATGGTACAAATGATGCTCCTGCCTTGAATCATGCTCAAGTGGGTCTTTCTATGGGAACAGGTACTTCGGTTGCTAAAGAAGCGAGCGATATTACATTGCTTGACGATTCATTTAACAGTATAAGTACAGCAGTGATGTGGGGACGTTCACTGTATAAGAATATACAGCGATTCATTGTATTCCAGCTGACAATCAATTTTATAGCCTTGCTTATTGTATTGCTAGGCGCATTTGTTGGGACAGAGTTACCTTTGACAGTTACTCAGATGCTTTGGGTAAATCTTATAATGGATACCTTTGCGGCATTGGCTTTGGCTTCAATTCCGCCTAGCATTGATGTAATGAAAGAAAAGCCACGCAAGAGTTCCGATTTTATAATTACTAAGAAGATGCGTTATAACATTCTGGGTCTTGGTACAACTTTGCTAGTTCTTTTGCTTGGAATGATTGTATATAATACCGGTGATGACGGAGTAATGACTGTGCAGAACCTGACTATCTTCTTTACAACATTTGTATTGCTTCAATTTTGGAATCTGTTTAATGCAAGAGTATTTGGAACGAATGATAGCTCATTTAAAGGTCTTTCGAAATCATACGGAACAATACTTGTATTATTGATTATTCTTATCGGACAGATTCTGATTGTTCAATTTGGTGGAGACGTTTTCCGTACAGAACCTCTTGATCTGCAAACATGGATTAAAATAATTGGTTTAACATCTATTGTTTTGTGGGCAGGCGAACTGTTCCGCTTTGTAAGACGTTTGAATAACAAGTAG
- a CDS encoding HAD family phosphatase gives MNGNIKNLIIDFGGVLVDLDRSRCIDSFKRIGADCIEEMLNPYYQLGLLKDLENGDITADIFHEELRKAVGKDITDGQIDDAWNSFLVSVPSYKLDLLLSLRERYSVYLLSNTNQIHWEMSCERFFSYKNLTAEDFFEKIFLSYQLHQLKPFKEIFQTVLLETGIRPEETFFIDDSAANCKTAESLGIHTYTPKDQEDWGHIFK, from the coding sequence ATGAATGGTAATATAAAAAATCTGATTATAGACTTTGGTGGGGTATTGGTTGATTTAGATCGTTCACGATGCATAGATTCATTTAAAAGAATTGGTGCAGACTGTATCGAGGAAATGTTGAACCCTTATTATCAGCTTGGACTTCTTAAAGATCTTGAGAATGGTGATATAACAGCAGATATATTTCATGAAGAGTTGAGAAAAGCTGTCGGTAAAGATATTACCGACGGCCAGATTGACGATGCCTGGAATAGTTTTCTGGTAAGCGTTCCTTCTTATAAGCTAGATTTGTTGCTAAGTCTTCGAGAACGTTACTCTGTTTACTTGTTGAGTAATACCAATCAAATTCATTGGGAAATGTCCTGTGAACGTTTCTTCTCCTATAAAAACCTCACAGCAGAAGATTTTTTCGAGAAGATATTCCTCTCATATCAGTTACATCAGCTAAAACCTTTCAAAGAAATATTTCAGACGGTTTTGCTTGAAACTGGTATAAGGCCGGAAGAGACATTTTTTATAGACGACTCCGCTGCTAATTGTAAGACGGCAGAATCGCTTGGTATTCATACATATACTCCCAAAGATCAGGAAGATTGGGGGCATATCTTTAAATAA
- the ribF gene encoding riboflavin biosynthesis protein RibF, with product MKIICDPKDYAIEPCVATIGFFDGVHKGHCYLIEQVKAVAASKGLRTALITFPVHPRKVIDADYQLDLLSTFKEKVELLSNTGVDYCFLLEFTPEISALTARDFMADILNKKFKVESLIIGYDHRFGHNRSEGFNEYCQYGKEIGMDVLHAKGLSIENRKIGSSVIRAALISGNLDQANFYLGYHYYLDGVVEQGFQLGRTIGFPTANIAITSGKIIPADGVYAVRVSVEGKEYIGMLNIGVRPTVHNGTNRTLEVNILHFSDDIYDKNIHLTFIKRMRPEIKFSGIEALKAQLHQDKKDVEKIFESQMPID from the coding sequence ATGAAGATCATTTGCGATCCAAAAGATTATGCAATTGAACCATGTGTTGCAACGATAGGATTCTTTGATGGAGTGCATAAAGGGCATTGCTATCTCATAGAACAGGTAAAAGCCGTTGCTGCAAGTAAGGGACTTCGTACAGCGCTAATAACCTTTCCTGTACATCCTCGTAAAGTGATTGATGCAGACTATCAGTTAGACTTACTTTCTACGTTTAAAGAAAAAGTAGAACTGTTAAGTAATACAGGAGTTGATTATTGTTTCCTTTTAGAATTTACTCCTGAGATTTCTGCTTTAACAGCTCGCGACTTTATGGCCGATATTTTGAATAAGAAATTTAAAGTTGAATCGCTTATTATTGGTTATGATCATCGTTTCGGGCATAATCGTAGTGAGGGCTTTAATGAATATTGCCAGTATGGTAAAGAGATTGGCATGGATGTATTGCATGCGAAAGGACTTTCCATTGAGAATAGAAAAATAGGATCTTCAGTAATACGTGCTGCTCTCATATCCGGGAATCTTGATCAAGCCAACTTTTATCTAGGATATCATTACTATTTAGACGGTGTTGTTGAGCAAGGATTTCAGCTTGGCCGTACTATTGGCTTCCCTACTGCTAATATAGCCATTACATCCGGTAAGATTATTCCTGCCGACGGAGTTTATGCAGTACGTGTCTCTGTAGAAGGCAAAGAGTATATAGGAATGCTTAATATTGGTGTTCGTCCTACCGTACATAATGGAACCAACCGCACTCTTGAAGTAAACATTCTCCATTTCTCGGATGATATTTATGACAAAAACATTCACCTGACTTTTATTAAGCGTATGCGCCCGGAAATTAAGTTTAGCGGGATCGAAGCTTTAAAGGCTCAACTTCATCAGGATAAGAAAGATGTTGAGAAGATTTTTGAGTCTCAAATGCCTATTGATTAA
- a CDS encoding SufE family protein, which yields MTINELQDQVIEEFSDFDDWMDKYQLLIDLGNEQEPLEEQYKTEQNLIEGCQSRVWLQADMVDGKLMFRAESDALIVKGIIALLIKVVSDHTPDEILDSELYFIDKIGLKEHLSPTRSNGLLSMVKQMRMYALAFKTKGGN from the coding sequence ATGACCATTAATGAATTACAAGATCAAGTCATTGAAGAATTTAGTGACTTCGATGACTGGATGGACAAATATCAATTATTGATAGACCTGGGAAATGAGCAGGAACCACTCGAAGAACAATATAAAACAGAACAAAATCTTATTGAAGGCTGCCAAAGTCGCGTTTGGCTCCAGGCTGATATGGTAGACGGCAAACTGATGTTTAGAGCCGAAAGCGATGCGCTGATAGTAAAAGGAATTATTGCTTTGCTTATAAAGGTAGTATCAGACCATACACCAGACGAGATATTAGACAGCGAACTCTATTTTATAGATAAGATAGGATTAAAAGAACACTTATCACCAACAAGAAGCAACGGATTGCTTTCCATGGTGAAACAGATGAGGATGTATGCATTAGCATTCAAAACAAAAGGAGGAAACTAA
- a CDS encoding M28 family peptidase encodes MKRNYFMLVTAALLFGCASCGNSNKSAMNQTEETTVVKAPDFDADSAYNYVQAQVDFGPRVPNTKQHVACGEYLAKKLASTGAKVIDQYADLTAYDGTILKSRNIIGSFNPETKKRVLLFAHWDTRPWADQDKDESKHHTPILGANDGASGIGVLLEIARQIGKKAPSIGVDIIFFDAEDYGTPEFYNGEHKEESWCLGTQYWANNPHVEGYNARFGILLDMVGGKGATFYKEAYSSEFAKSTVKKVWDKANSMGYASYFINQDGGYVTDDHLFVNRIAKIPSIDIIPTDLSTPEGSFGYFWHTTDDNMSNIDRSTLKAVGQTVLEVVYNEK; translated from the coding sequence ATGAAAAGAAATTATTTCATGCTTGTCACTGCAGCCCTGCTGTTTGGCTGCGCATCATGCGGTAACAGTAATAAATCTGCCATGAATCAAACAGAGGAAACAACAGTTGTAAAGGCACCGGATTTTGATGCAGACAGCGCCTACAATTATGTACAGGCACAGGTTGATTTTGGTCCACGAGTACCAAATACCAAACAACACGTGGCTTGTGGAGAATATCTTGCAAAGAAACTTGCGTCAACGGGTGCAAAAGTCATAGACCAATATGCCGATCTGACTGCTTACGACGGAACAATCCTGAAAAGCCGAAACATCATAGGATCATTTAATCCTGAGACAAAGAAGCGTGTACTTCTTTTTGCTCACTGGGATACACGCCCATGGGCCGACCAGGATAAAGACGAATCAAAACATCACACTCCTATTCTTGGAGCCAACGACGGCGCCAGCGGTATTGGTGTATTGCTTGAAATAGCACGTCAGATTGGCAAGAAAGCCCCTTCTATTGGAGTAGACATCATTTTCTTTGATGCCGAAGATTACGGAACACCCGAATTTTATAATGGAGAACATAAAGAAGAAAGCTGGTGTCTGGGAACACAATACTGGGCAAACAATCCTCATGTAGAAGGATATAATGCTCGTTTTGGAATTCTTCTCGATATGGTGGGAGGTAAAGGAGCTACATTCTATAAAGAAGCTTACTCTAGCGAGTTTGCTAAATCTACAGTAAAGAAAGTATGGGACAAAGCCAACTCTATGGGATATGCAAGTTATTTCATCAATCAGGATGGCGGATATGTAACAGACGATCACTTGTTTGTAAATAGGATTGCAAAGATACCAAGCATCGATATTATTCCTACCGACTTAAGTACTCCTGAGGGAAGTTTCGGTTATTTCTGGCATACAACAGATGATAACATGAGTAATATTGACCGATCAACACTCAAAGCTGTGGGACAAACAGTGCTTGAGGTTGTATATAATGAAAAATAA
- a CDS encoding LD-carboxypeptidase — MRTIQFPPYLQEGDRVTIISPAGKIDKNFLKDAKKALESWGLEVVISKHAAGEAGRFSGSVKQRTADLQSAMDDESTKAILCSRGGYGAIHLIDQIDFTKFRENPKWLLGYSDITLLHELLQYNGFASVHSPMARHLSVEPKDDVCSLHLKNLLFGELPTYQSPKHKLNIKGTAKGTLRGGNLSVLYGLRGTPYDFPAEGTILFIEDIGERPYHIDRMMNNLKLGGVLEKLSGLIVGQFTEYEEDLSIGKEVYEMIADMVKPYGYPVCFNFPVGHVVNNVPLICGCETELTVGNNGAELIFK; from the coding sequence ATGAGAACGATTCAATTTCCACCTTATCTACAGGAAGGAGATAGGGTTACAATAATATCGCCGGCCGGCAAAATAGACAAGAACTTTTTAAAAGATGCCAAAAAGGCTCTTGAGTCCTGGGGATTGGAAGTAGTAATTAGTAAACATGCAGCAGGAGAAGCCGGGCGGTTTTCGGGATCTGTAAAGCAACGTACTGCCGATCTTCAGTCGGCAATGGATGATGAAAGTACCAAAGCAATTCTTTGCAGCCGTGGGGGTTACGGGGCTATTCACCTCATCGATCAGATAGATTTTACAAAGTTCCGCGAAAATCCGAAGTGGTTACTGGGGTACAGTGACATCACTCTGCTTCATGAACTGCTCCAATACAATGGTTTTGCTTCGGTACATTCGCCCATGGCAAGACACCTTTCTGTAGAACCCAAAGACGATGTTTGCTCTTTACATCTGAAGAATTTACTGTTCGGAGAATTACCCACCTACCAGTCTCCTAAACATAAACTAAATATTAAGGGAACTGCAAAAGGAACTCTCCGGGGTGGCAATCTCTCAGTTTTGTACGGGCTCAGAGGAACTCCTTACGATTTTCCGGCAGAAGGAACAATTCTTTTTATCGAAGATATTGGAGAAAGGCCTTATCATATAGACCGGATGATGAATAACCTGAAACTTGGGGGCGTTCTCGAAAAACTTTCGGGCTTGATAGTAGGGCAGTTTACTGAATACGAGGAAGACCTTTCAATAGGAAAAGAGGTGTACGAAATGATTGCCGACATGGTGAAACCATACGGCTACCCTGTATGCTTTAATTTCCCTGTTGGCCACGTGGTTAATAATGTGCCACTTATCTGCGGTTGCGAAACAGAGCTAACGGTTGGAAACAACGGTGCTGAATTAATATTCAAATAG
- a CDS encoding phosphate acyltransferase yields MEPIKSFDQLTAHLMTLKKRKRIAVVCANDPNTEYAITRALEEGIAELLMIGDSSILDKYQALKKYPEFVKIIHIEDSDEAAREAVRIVREGDADILMKGIINTDNLLHAILDKEKGLLPQGKVLTHLSVMQIPTYNKLLFFSDAGVIPRPTLQQRIEMIWYAIHTCHSFGIEQPRISLIHCTEKVSAKFPHSLDYVNIVELAEAGEFGDVIIDGPLDVRTSCEKASGDIKGIASPIDGEADVLIFPNIESGNAFYKGVSLFANATMAGLLQGPVCPVVLPSRSDCGLSKYYSIAMACLTSNKD; encoded by the coding sequence ATGGAACCAATTAAAAGTTTTGATCAATTGACAGCTCATTTAATGACGCTGAAGAAGCGTAAGCGGATTGCTGTGGTCTGTGCAAACGATCCCAATACGGAGTATGCAATTACACGAGCGCTTGAAGAGGGAATAGCCGAACTTCTTATGATCGGAGATTCTTCCATCCTTGATAAATATCAGGCTTTGAAGAAGTATCCTGAGTTTGTGAAGATTATTCACATAGAAGATTCTGATGAAGCAGCACGTGAAGCTGTACGCATTGTACGTGAAGGTGATGCTGATATTCTGATGAAGGGAATTATCAATACAGATAATCTATTGCATGCCATATTAGATAAAGAGAAAGGCTTGTTACCTCAGGGGAAAGTGCTTACTCACCTGTCTGTTATGCAGATTCCTACATATAACAAACTATTGTTCTTCTCGGATGCAGGTGTTATTCCCCGGCCTACTTTGCAACAACGTATCGAAATGATTTGGTATGCTATCCATACATGTCACAGCTTTGGTATTGAACAGCCTAGAATCTCTTTGATTCATTGCACCGAAAAGGTAAGTGCCAAGTTTCCTCATTCGCTCGATTATGTGAATATAGTGGAACTGGCAGAAGCAGGAGAGTTTGGAGATGTTATTATCGATGGACCGCTTGATGTAAGAACCTCTTGCGAGAAGGCGAGTGGGGATATAAAAGGAATTGCTTCCCCTATAGATGGAGAAGCCGATGTGCTGATCTTTCCTAATATTGAATCTGGAAATGCTTTCTATAAGGGTGTTTCTCTTTTTGCAAATGCTACTATGGCTGGATTGCTTCAAGGTCCGGTTTGTCCTGTAGTATTGCCTTCCAGAAGCGATTGTGGACTCTCAAAGTATTATAGTATTGCTATGGCTTGCCTTACAAGTAACAAAGACTAA